One genomic region from bacterium encodes:
- a CDS encoding peptidase MA family metallohydrolase: MRRLALPFLILLSTLAGARTPSPVLARHCQARICLYASAEDARFVDESLAVLRQAREEIEHDLALVREETLRVIIAPSRAWFRDYLRGELPEWTQAFAIPAVSTMIVRSPRWDRPESSLRQSLVHELLHLLLHQRIGNRELPRWLDEGMAVFYAEHADFENKSILSRALATGSLIPLQDIDRVLEFDPNRAQLAYQESYSAVRYLLATYDAEALRTLLAGIAVGEDLDLLFLRATGSTVAGFEREWHGYLQRTQRWLWLSEMDELIWLVLPLLFILVFLIIRHRNRRKMAEWEGAQPGLEAGMPEEDREADLAGTPWVAPHVMPRRSPAAPEESPSGPEEKQDEEEEDGNNLIPPKT, encoded by the coding sequence ATGCGGCGTCTTGCGCTCCCCTTCCTGATTTTGCTTTCCACGCTCGCCGGCGCCCGGACACCCTCTCCAGTTCTTGCGCGCCACTGTCAGGCGCGGATCTGCCTCTATGCCAGCGCAGAGGATGCACGATTCGTCGATGAGAGCCTCGCCGTGTTGCGGCAAGCACGCGAGGAGATCGAGCACGATCTGGCCCTCGTGCGGGAGGAGACGCTGCGGGTCATCATCGCGCCGAGCCGCGCCTGGTTCCGGGACTATCTTCGCGGTGAGCTGCCCGAGTGGACCCAAGCTTTTGCAATTCCCGCAGTCTCTACCATGATCGTCCGTTCGCCGCGATGGGACCGTCCGGAGTCTTCTCTGCGGCAGAGTTTGGTCCACGAACTGCTGCATCTTCTCCTGCATCAGCGTATCGGCAACCGAGAGCTGCCGCGCTGGCTCGATGAGGGGATGGCGGTGTTTTACGCCGAGCACGCCGACTTTGAGAACAAAAGCATCCTCTCTCGCGCGCTGGCCACTGGCTCGCTGATCCCTTTGCAGGATATCGATCGCGTGCTGGAATTTGACCCCAATCGCGCCCAGCTCGCCTATCAGGAAAGCTACTCCGCCGTCCGCTATCTGCTCGCCACCTACGATGCCGAGGCGCTACGCACCCTGCTCGCCGGTATTGCGGTAGGGGAGGATCTGGATCTCCTCTTCCTGCGCGCCACCGGCAGTACGGTTGCGGGATTCGAACGAGAATGGCACGGTTACCTGCAGCGGACACAGAGGTGGCTCTGGCTGAGCGAGATGGATGAGCTGATCTGGCTGGTGCTTCCCCTGCTCTTTATTCTGGTCTTTTTAATCATTCGTCACCGCAACCGCCGCAAGATGGCGGAATGGGAGGGTGCGCAGCCAGGGCTGGAGGCGGGAATGCCGGAGGAGGATCGCGAAGCGGACCTCGCCGGGACGCCCTGGGTGGCGCCTCACGTGATGCCGCGCCGCTCGCCTGCGGCGCCGGAGGAGTCGCCGTCCGGACCGGAGGAAAAGCAGGATGAAGAGGAGGAGGATGGCAATAACCTGATACCCCCAAAGACCTGA
- a CDS encoding L-threonylcarbamoyladenylate synthase, with product MSELLKIDPRQPEDDLISRAVRVLKQDGVIGYPTETVYGIGSNIFSSAAVDRIYSLKNRDHSKALIVITADLIQISDLVEEIPESAERLMENFWPGPLTLVFRAGKGLQGSLFYHSRTIAIRIPDCPICLALLKSSGFPIISTSANRSGELPATTAAQVQEMFGDQLDMIIDGSRTLSTTPSTVVDVTRLPVRILREGAISKLEIDTVLESV from the coding sequence ATGAGTGAACTCCTCAAGATCGATCCCCGGCAGCCAGAGGACGATCTGATCAGTCGAGCCGTCCGCGTTTTGAAGCAGGATGGTGTCATCGGCTATCCGACCGAGACGGTCTACGGTATCGGTTCGAATATCTTTTCCTCCGCTGCTGTAGACCGAATTTACTCCCTCAAGAACCGGGACCATAGCAAGGCCTTGATCGTTATCACCGCGGACCTCATCCAGATCAGCGACCTGGTTGAGGAGATCCCGGAGTCGGCCGAGCGTCTCATGGAAAATTTTTGGCCGGGCCCGCTGACGCTCGTTTTTCGTGCGGGGAAAGGGCTGCAAGGTTCTCTTTTTTACCATTCGCGCACCATTGCCATCCGCATCCCGGACTGCCCCATCTGCCTGGCTCTGCTCAAGAGCAGCGGTTTTCCGATCATTTCGACCAGCGCCAATCGCAGCGGAGAACTGCCCGCGACTACGGCGGCGCAGGTGCAGGAGATGTTCGGCGACCAGCTCGATATGATCATTGATGGCTCCCGGACCCTGTCGACGACACCCTCCACCGTCGTCGACGTGACGCGCTTGCCGGTGCGGATTCTGCGCGAAGGCGCCATTTCCAAGCTGGAGATCGATACCGTACTGGAATCGGTTTGA
- a CDS encoding TonB-dependent receptor: protein MKRSCLSFVAALLLAALSAGPGSGNTTAAKEILASISGFVRDATNGEPLPYANVYLAGTKLGTLTTLRGYFVIPHLEAGRYLCTVSLLGYQRWQSEILLRAGVDTLLAVTLLPGSIEMGEVTKTAQRERFEREVHISTASLTMRQLQLVPMLAEADVFRTLQLLPGVVSRSDYSSQLYVRGGSPDQNLVLLDGVSVYNPFHLGGVFSTFNVDAIKELEFLSGGFPVEYGGRLSSVLAITNREGDTKHYRGAGSISLLSARALAEGPLPSGSFLIAGRRTYFDQVFKHTRYAFPYYFYDFQGKINLDLSQRHRLTLSGFYGDDVLDFSAEGDDESEVDVDLDWTWGNRTTSLTWRWIIRPDLFSETILSRSRFDNDLDAAVEGSGTASLTLNNHITDYSAKADINYFGIHGHSIKAGMAASGLEFRYGIAIDEYRLFAYTAQPALQAFYLQDHWQPRPRLQLNTGVRLEHYTLGDRWSLAPRLGLQYQLAPNLALKATYGHYAQYLTTVASDEQNFSLMDLWMPISKNYKPQTANHYVVGVEWWLPHDLLFTLEGYLKTFNGLLDLNENGIASDPSDDYFVAEGTARGMELLLKRQQGPLQGWLGYSWGITKRRMGQQSYYPKYDRRHSFHVVLNRTLGRKWTLGMVFSYGSGMPYTPKPGKYVRYEWDIEQNMLSGHLVDRPGAKNSARFPLYHRMDVSLRREGRLFGVSASPYLQVINLYNHKNVFYYFWDHDANPSRLTTVSMFPLLPTLGVDFAF, encoded by the coding sequence ATGAAGCGATCTTGTCTCTCCTTCGTTGCCGCTCTGCTACTGGCGGCGCTGTCGGCTGGCCCTGGATCGGGCAACACGACCGCCGCCAAGGAGATCTTGGCCTCCATCAGCGGTTTTGTCCGCGACGCCACCAATGGTGAGCCCCTCCCTTATGCCAATGTCTATCTGGCCGGGACAAAGCTGGGGACGCTTACTACCCTGCGCGGCTATTTTGTCATCCCCCATCTGGAGGCGGGCCGCTATCTCTGCACCGTCTCGCTACTGGGATATCAGCGCTGGCAAAGTGAAATTTTGCTGCGCGCCGGAGTGGACACGCTCCTAGCGGTTACCCTACTTCCGGGATCGATAGAGATGGGTGAGGTGACCAAGACGGCGCAGCGCGAGCGCTTCGAGCGGGAAGTTCACATTTCCACCGCCTCACTGACGATGCGTCAGCTGCAACTGGTGCCGATGCTGGCAGAAGCCGATGTCTTCAGAACCCTGCAGTTGTTGCCCGGGGTGGTCAGCCGCAGCGATTATTCCAGTCAGCTCTATGTGCGCGGCGGCAGTCCGGATCAGAATCTGGTTCTCCTGGATGGTGTCAGTGTCTATAATCCCTTCCATCTAGGCGGCGTCTTCAGCACCTTCAACGTGGATGCGATCAAGGAACTGGAATTTCTCAGCGGGGGATTCCCCGTGGAGTACGGCGGCCGACTCTCTTCCGTGCTTGCCATCACCAACCGGGAAGGAGACACCAAACACTATCGCGGCGCGGGCAGCATCAGCCTGCTGTCGGCCCGCGCCCTCGCCGAGGGGCCCTTACCCTCCGGCTCCTTCCTGATTGCCGGCCGCCGGACCTATTTCGATCAGGTCTTCAAACATACCCGGTATGCTTTCCCTTATTATTTTTATGATTTTCAGGGCAAAATCAATCTCGATCTTTCGCAGCGCCACCGCCTTACGCTGAGCGGTTTTTACGGCGACGATGTTCTCGATTTCTCCGCCGAAGGAGACGACGAATCCGAGGTGGATGTCGACCTCGACTGGACCTGGGGCAACAGGACCACCAGCCTGACCTGGCGCTGGATCATCCGCCCCGATCTTTTCAGCGAGACGATTCTATCCCGCAGCCGCTTTGACAACGACCTCGATGCCGCCGTGGAGGGCAGCGGAACCGCCTCGTTAACCCTGAACAACCACATCACCGACTACAGCGCCAAAGCGGATATCAACTATTTTGGCATCCACGGGCACAGCATTAAAGCGGGAATGGCCGCCTCCGGCCTGGAATTTCGTTATGGCATTGCCATTGATGAGTACCGACTGTTTGCCTATACCGCCCAGCCCGCGCTTCAGGCGTTCTATCTGCAGGACCACTGGCAGCCCCGGCCGCGTCTCCAGCTCAATACCGGGGTGCGTCTTGAACACTATACGCTCGGCGATCGCTGGAGCCTTGCACCACGTCTGGGGCTGCAGTATCAACTTGCCCCCAATCTCGCCCTTAAAGCCACCTATGGGCATTATGCCCAGTATCTTACGACGGTCGCCAGCGACGAACAGAATTTTTCGCTGATGGATCTGTGGATGCCCATCAGCAAGAACTACAAACCACAAACCGCCAACCACTATGTGGTGGGAGTGGAATGGTGGCTGCCGCACGATCTCCTCTTCACACTCGAGGGGTATTTGAAAACCTTCAACGGCCTGCTCGATCTCAACGAAAACGGGATTGCCTCTGATCCGTCCGACGATTACTTCGTCGCCGAGGGAACGGCACGCGGCATGGAGCTGTTACTAAAGCGGCAGCAGGGGCCCCTGCAGGGTTGGCTGGGATACAGTTGGGGCATCACCAAGCGCCGGATGGGCCAGCAGAGTTATTATCCCAAATACGACCGCCGCCACTCTTTTCATGTTGTTCTGAACCGGACCCTTGGCAGGAAATGGACCCTCGGAATGGTTTTTTCCTACGGCTCCGGGATGCCCTATACGCCCAAACCCGGTAAATATGTGCGGTACGAGTGGGATATCGAGCAGAATATGCTTTCGGGCCATCTGGTGGATCGTCCCGGTGCGAAGAACAGCGCCAGATTTCCGCTCTATCACCGCATGGATGTCAGCCTGCGCCGGGAGGGACGCCTCTTCGGCGTCTCCGCCTCCCCTTATTTGCAGGTCATCAACCTCTACAACCATAAAAATGTCTTTTATTACTTTTGGGACCATGACGCCAATCCCTCGCGATTGACGACGGTCTCGATGTTCCCCTTGCTGCCGACGCTGGGAGTGGATTTTGCCTTCTAG
- the waaF gene encoding lipopolysaccharide heptosyltransferase II: MCKTDQILIIQTAYIGDVLLTTPLIQACRDHFPDAAIDIMVIPAAGPLVETHPALRQVILYDKRKSQSGCRGVIAMAGRLRRTQYTLVLTPHRSLRSAVLAWCSRARIRIGFDTSSGVLLLTHRVRYDRTRHEVERNLSLLTALGIVTGPKRPQIYATAADCKVVDQRLEGLAAPGQPLIAIAPGSIWATKRWPAASFRQLAERIVGAGWPVVWIGGTEDRPLCEEISRGLAGRWLNGAGQFSFRQSAEVIRRAALLVSNDSAPLHAASAMGTPTVAIFGPTVTEFGFGPLSEVATVVQRDLACRPCSIHGGRTCPIGTHACMTGITVEQVFNEIVRMV, encoded by the coding sequence GTGTGCAAAACTGACCAGATACTGATCATTCAGACGGCTTACATCGGCGATGTTCTGTTAACAACGCCGCTGATCCAGGCCTGCCGCGATCATTTTCCGGATGCAGCCATCGATATCATGGTGATCCCGGCGGCGGGCCCGCTGGTTGAAACCCATCCAGCGTTGCGGCAGGTCATTCTCTATGACAAGCGCAAAAGCCAATCGGGCTGCCGGGGCGTCATCGCCATGGCCGGGCGGTTGCGGCGGACGCAATACACGCTGGTCCTGACGCCGCACCGCTCCCTGCGAAGTGCCGTATTGGCCTGGTGCAGCAGGGCCAGGATTCGCATCGGATTCGACACCAGCAGCGGGGTCCTCCTGCTGACCCACCGGGTGCGCTATGACCGGACGCGGCACGAAGTGGAGCGCAATCTCTCACTGCTGACGGCGCTGGGCATCGTCACCGGCCCGAAACGGCCACAGATTTACGCCACAGCGGCGGACTGCAAGGTGGTGGATCAACGCCTCGAAGGCCTGGCGGCGCCAGGGCAGCCCTTGATCGCCATCGCACCCGGGTCTATATGGGCGACAAAACGGTGGCCGGCAGCCTCGTTTCGTCAACTGGCTGAGCGCATCGTCGGGGCGGGCTGGCCGGTGGTCTGGATTGGCGGAACGGAGGATCGCCCGCTGTGCGAAGAGATCAGCCGGGGGCTGGCGGGCCGCTGGCTGAATGGCGCGGGGCAGTTTTCTTTTCGTCAGTCCGCCGAGGTGATCCGGCGGGCAGCCCTGCTGGTGAGCAACGACAGCGCCCCGCTTCATGCCGCCTCGGCGATGGGGACGCCAACCGTCGCGATTTTTGGCCCCACCGTCACGGAATTCGGCTTCGGACCCCTGAGCGAGGTTGCCACGGTCGTGCAGCGGGATCTCGCGTGCCGACCCTGCTCGATCCACGGCGGCCGTACCTGCCCCATCGGCACCCACGCATGCATGACGGGTATAACCGTTGAGCAGGTTTTTAACGAAATTGTGCGCATGGTTTAA
- a CDS encoding DUF4388 domain-containing protein — MIDNRTQNPLILIVDGDGAATAALASALNDHHLSSLILQKSSAALERAVADHPVLILSEVDQEGIDGLALFQQVRSHPALKETPFVFMTRQVELEERLKLLALEIDDLITKPYAPEEVVARVESILQEGAAALIGEPTMTQGFTGSLEEMSLIDLIQTLELGKKSAMVHLVQEPEEGFVYVDQGRIVDAVLREQAPEEALLNMMIWLQGYFELTIQPVQREIRITRSNGDLLLAGAQRLQEFKNQAAQLASLDRYVARAEGISSPELNEAEARIWTLLEKPQPLRLLIAAMQKDALQTLEIIQGLMANHRIALVPGTASEADLIAQDISLKRAAAQQGSADSYSRIASFFTRNGSQKKNLN, encoded by the coding sequence ATGATTGATAATCGCACTCAGAATCCCTTGATCCTCATTGTGGATGGTGATGGGGCTGCAACGGCCGCGCTCGCCAGCGCCTTGAACGATCATCATCTCTCTAGTCTGATCCTGCAGAAGAGCAGCGCTGCACTGGAGCGCGCTGTAGCCGACCACCCGGTGCTGATCCTCAGCGAAGTTGATCAGGAGGGGATAGACGGACTGGCTCTTTTTCAGCAGGTGCGCAGCCATCCCGCGCTTAAAGAAACGCCTTTTGTCTTCATGACCCGTCAGGTGGAGTTGGAAGAGCGGCTCAAGCTGCTGGCACTCGAGATCGACGATCTTATTACCAAGCCCTATGCACCGGAGGAGGTCGTTGCCCGCGTAGAGTCGATCTTGCAGGAGGGCGCAGCGGCCCTGATCGGCGAGCCCACCATGACGCAGGGATTTACCGGCAGCCTGGAGGAGATGTCCCTGATCGACTTGATCCAGACACTTGAGCTCGGTAAAAAGTCGGCCATGGTTCACCTGGTTCAAGAGCCCGAGGAGGGATTTGTCTATGTCGACCAGGGTCGTATCGTCGATGCCGTGCTCCGGGAGCAGGCCCCCGAGGAGGCGCTTCTGAACATGATGATCTGGTTGCAGGGCTATTTTGAACTGACCATACAGCCGGTCCAGCGAGAGATCCGGATTACCCGATCCAACGGGGACTTACTACTGGCCGGGGCGCAGCGTCTGCAGGAGTTCAAAAATCAGGCGGCCCAGCTCGCTTCGCTGGATCGCTATGTGGCCCGTGCGGAGGGGATCTCTTCCCCGGAGCTCAATGAAGCTGAGGCGCGGATCTGGACCCTGCTCGAAAAACCGCAGCCCCTGCGCTTGCTGATCGCGGCCATGCAGAAGGATGCGTTGCAAACGCTCGAGATCATTCAGGGCTTGATGGCCAACCATCGCATCGCCCTTGTGCCCGGAACGGCATCCGAGGCCGACCTCATTGCACAGGATATCTCGCTCAAGCGTGCGGCGGCGCAACAGGGGAGTGCCGACTCGTATTCGCGCATTGCGTCCTTTTTCACGCGCAACGGCAGCCAAAAAAAAAACCTCAACTGA
- a CDS encoding glycosyltransferase family 9 protein, translated as MSTRKLPPSFEPQRILVLRTDRIGDVVLSTPVLTALRGRYPGAHIAMLLRPYTADLVRGHPHVDEVLTEERTGLHAGLSGFLRLLREVRRRRFDTALVLHPSLRLALLCFMAGVAHRVGTGYRAYALLFNHRVYQHRKGSGRHELDLNLDLARAVGAGLQPVRFYLAIPDSARKRLLELLQQRGLNPEAPFIVLHPGSGGSARDWPLSGFASLADRIQEELGLPVVLTGSPAEIPLVDDLCRRMRTQPVRLDGQLSIKELLALLSQARVLVANSTGPLHMAVAVGCRVIGLYCPLQACAPERWGPYGQLDAVLLPPVPPCPACTGARCPRGECMELISLDEVFAKVRHQLLNRREFEEG; from the coding sequence TTGAGTACCCGAAAGTTGCCTCCCTCCTTTGAACCACAGCGGATCCTCGTCCTGCGGACCGACCGGATCGGGGATGTGGTCCTCTCCACGCCGGTGCTGACTGCCCTGCGCGGCCGCTATCCTGGTGCCCATATCGCCATGCTGCTGCGGCCTTATACTGCCGACCTGGTGCGCGGCCATCCCCACGTCGACGAGGTACTAACAGAGGAACGCACAGGGCTGCATGCCGGACTCAGCGGTTTTCTGCGGTTGCTGCGGGAGGTGCGCCGTCGCCGCTTCGACACGGCGCTCGTCCTGCATCCCTCTCTGCGTCTGGCGCTCCTCTGTTTCATGGCCGGTGTTGCCCATCGGGTCGGCACGGGGTACCGGGCCTACGCCCTGCTTTTTAACCATCGGGTCTATCAGCATCGCAAAGGATCGGGACGGCATGAACTTGATCTTAACCTCGATCTGGCTCGAGCGGTCGGTGCCGGATTGCAACCGGTTCGTTTTTACCTTGCCATACCCGACTCCGCCCGAAAACGGCTGCTAGAACTGCTGCAGCAGCGGGGGCTGAACCCGGAGGCGCCCTTTATTGTCCTCCACCCCGGCAGCGGCGGGTCAGCCCGGGATTGGCCGCTCTCCGGCTTCGCGTCCCTGGCAGACCGTATTCAGGAAGAGCTGGGCCTTCCGGTCGTGCTGACTGGAAGCCCGGCCGAAATTCCGCTCGTCGATGACCTGTGCCGCCGGATGCGAACCCAACCCGTGCGGCTGGATGGGCAGCTTAGCATCAAGGAATTGCTTGCCCTCCTCAGTCAAGCGAGGGTGCTGGTGGCCAACAGCACGGGGCCTTTGCACATGGCGGTGGCGGTTGGCTGCCGCGTCATCGGTCTATATTGTCCGCTGCAGGCCTGTGCTCCGGAACGTTGGGGTCCCTATGGGCAGCTGGACGCGGTCCTGTTGCCCCCCGTGCCTCCGTGCCCCGCCTGCACCGGGGCGCGCTGCCCGAGAGGCGAGTGCATGGAATTAATCTCACTCGATGAAGTGTTTGCGAAAGTAAGGCATCAGTTGCTCAATCGAAGAGAGTTTGAGGAGGGGTGA
- a CDS encoding DUF3108 domain-containing protein yields MQGLKWMAGMVILLAGVLPAARAQEIPAKAVPLLRELANHEMPVGEYLEYSVHFGKLSAGWGALSLEAGDSLNGRAVYLLTSRLWTNDFFSGFYRVDDVMKSWLDRRGVFPWRYERTLREGKFKAFRKAVFDPLHQCAFEGKDTLAVPAYSQDLLSIIYYVRTLDLEVGNIIDLNSYVDKKVYPLRLTVKKKEMVKVPAGKFECFLLVPGKQPGSKLEPKGEMWIWLTSDQRRLPVRIQSKAELGSVTMSLDIMKIIK; encoded by the coding sequence ATGCAGGGCTTGAAATGGATGGCCGGGATGGTGATACTGCTGGCAGGTGTGCTCCCAGCCGCGCGTGCGCAGGAGATCCCAGCGAAGGCGGTACCGCTGCTGCGCGAACTGGCCAACCATGAGATGCCGGTTGGTGAGTATCTCGAGTATTCGGTCCATTTCGGCAAGCTGAGCGCCGGCTGGGGGGCCTTGTCGCTGGAGGCAGGAGACAGTCTGAATGGCCGCGCTGTATATCTGCTCACCTCGCGGTTGTGGACCAATGATTTTTTTTCCGGTTTTTACAGGGTGGACGATGTTATGAAAAGCTGGCTCGATCGCCGCGGCGTCTTCCCCTGGCGTTATGAACGGACCTTGCGCGAAGGCAAATTCAAAGCGTTCCGCAAGGCGGTCTTCGATCCCCTGCACCAGTGCGCCTTCGAGGGCAAGGATACTCTTGCGGTTCCCGCATACAGTCAGGACCTCCTCTCGATTATTTATTATGTGCGGACTCTTGATCTGGAGGTCGGGAATATCATCGACCTCAACAGTTATGTGGATAAAAAGGTCTACCCCTTGCGCCTCACCGTGAAAAAAAAGGAGATGGTGAAGGTCCCGGCGGGGAAATTTGAATGTTTTCTTCTTGTGCCCGGCAAGCAGCCTGGCTCCAAACTAGAGCCCAAGGGTGAGATGTGGATCTGGCTCACCAGCGATCAGCGGCGTCTACCGGTGCGGATACAAAGCAAGGCCGAGCTGGGTTCGGTGACCATGTCTCTGGACATCATGAAGATCATCAAGTAG
- a CDS encoding lysophospholipid acyltransferase family protein, whose amino-acid sequence MKKIQNVIEYVLAQLFAFPIRLLPHRVALGMGAGLGYFAYYLVPIRKQVALRNIAAAFPEKPSQEVRRIGRRTYCNFGQNIVEFIRIPKMDEAFYARHIQVNGGERLEAAGRGGRGAVCVSGHFGNWELFPAVIHRMGFPMVGLARDQRNPFVNKMINQNRVSWGAELARLGMGVRSVFRALAANKFITILADQDAHTEGVFVDFLGRPSSTAAGPALFALKTGAPLIFGVVVRGDKGNHSVILEEIDHSDLEGVTPENIRILTQRHASALETYIRRYPDHWLWMHKRWKTPPPSTLAREDSPPGVQN is encoded by the coding sequence ATGAAAAAGATCCAGAATGTCATTGAATATGTACTCGCCCAGCTTTTTGCCTTCCCGATCCGGCTGCTCCCGCATCGTGTCGCCCTGGGGATGGGTGCAGGACTGGGATATTTCGCCTATTATCTCGTGCCGATCCGCAAGCAAGTGGCACTGAGAAACATCGCCGCCGCCTTTCCGGAAAAGCCGTCGCAGGAGGTCCGCCGGATCGGTCGCCGCACCTACTGTAATTTCGGCCAGAACATTGTCGAATTCATCCGCATCCCCAAGATGGATGAAGCGTTCTATGCCCGGCACATTCAGGTTAACGGCGGAGAGCGGCTTGAGGCGGCGGGACGCGGCGGGCGCGGAGCGGTGTGCGTCTCCGGCCATTTTGGCAATTGGGAGCTTTTCCCCGCAGTCATTCATCGCATGGGATTTCCGATGGTGGGACTGGCGCGGGACCAGCGTAATCCCTTTGTCAATAAGATGATCAACCAAAACCGCGTTTCCTGGGGGGCTGAACTCGCCCGGCTGGGGATGGGGGTGCGCTCGGTCTTCCGCGCTCTGGCGGCCAACAAGTTCATCACCATCCTGGCGGATCAGGATGCGCATACTGAAGGGGTTTTTGTCGACTTTCTCGGCCGGCCTTCCTCAACCGCCGCAGGTCCGGCACTGTTCGCGCTTAAAACTGGAGCCCCACTGATCTTCGGCGTCGTGGTGCGGGGTGATAAGGGCAATCATAGTGTCATTCTCGAGGAAATCGACCATAGCGACCTCGAAGGGGTCACTCCGGAGAATATCCGTATCCTGACACAGCGCCATGCCAGCGCCCTCGAGACCTATATCCGCCGGTATCCCGATCACTGGCTCTGGATGCATAAACGATGGAAGACCCCGCCTCCCTCGACATTGGCAAGAGAGGATTCGCCCCCGGGTGTGCAAAACTGA